GCGCCACCTAAATCTCGTCACCGACCGACATCCATGCTGAGATTCCGACACCGCCCGTGAGTGCCGGCAACGACAACAACACTCACTGCGGCATGTCCACGAACCGAGAGAACATCCCGTGGAACGCCACCGTGATCGTGTCCGTCGGCCCGTTGCGGTGCTTCGCCACGATGAGGTCCGCCTCACCCTGGCGCGGGTTGTCCTTCTCGTACGCCGACTCGCGGTGCAGCAGGATGACCATGTCGGCGTCCTGCTCGATCGACCCGGACTCACGCAGGTCCGAGATCATCGGCTTCTTGTCCGCACGCTGCTCGGGACCACGGTTCAGCTGCGACAGTGCGATCACGGGCACGCCGAGCTCCTTCGCCATGAGCTTCAGCGCACGCGAGAACTCCGAGACCTCCTGCTGGCGGCTCTCGACCTTCTTGCCCGAGGTCATCAGCTGCAGGTAGTCGATGACGACGAGCTTCAGGTTGTGCTGCTGCTTGAGCCGGCGGCACTTCGCCCGGATCTCGACGAGGGTCATGTTGGGGGAGTCGTCGATGAAGAACGGGGCGTCGTTGATCCGCCCGCGGGTCTGCGCGATGGTCGTCCAGTCGCGGGAGTCCACGGTGCCCTTGCGCATGTTCTGCAGCGGCACGCTCGACTCGGCGGAGAGCAGACGCATCGCGATCTCGGCGCGACCCATCTCGAGCGAGAAGAACGCGGCCGTCTGGTCGTGCTTGAGCGCGGCCGCACGGCACAGGTCGAGCGCGAGCGTCGACTTGCCGAGTGCGGGTCGCGCGGCGACGATGATGAGCTGCCCGGGGTGGAAGCCGTTCGTCAGGGCGTCGAGCCCGCTGAACCCCGTCGGGACGCCGGTCATCTGCCCGTCGCGGCCCTTCGCGGCCTCGATCTCGTCGATCGCCGCGCCGATGGCGTCGGTGAGCGGGACGTAGTCCTCGGTCTGCACGCCGCCGGCGACGTTGTAGACCTCGGCCTGCGCGCTGTTGACGAGGTCGGTGACCTCACCCTCGGACGCGTAGCCCATCTGCACGATCCGGGTCCCGGCGTCGACCAGGCGGCGCAGGACGGCCTTCTCGGCGACGATCGCGGCGTAGTACCCGGCGTTCGCCGCGGTCGGCACCATGCTCGTGACGCTGTGCAGGTACTCGGCGCCGCCGGCTCGGGACAGCAGACCGGTCTTCGTCAGCTCGTCGGTGACGGCGATGACGTCGGTCGGCTCGCCGTGCGAGTACAGCGACAGGATCGCGTCGAAGATGACCTCGTGCTTCGGGATGTAGAAGTCGACCCCGCGAGCGGTCTCGATGACGTCGGCGACGGCGTCCTTCGACAGCAGCATGCCGCCGATCGTCGACTGCTCGGCGAGCAGGTCGTGCGGCGGCGTCCGCTCGATCCCACGGTCGGCCATGTCCTGCGGGGACGGATCGAGGTGCGCGATCGACACACGGACTCCCTGTTGGTCTGCGACGGTTCGGGACGGTGCCCGCCCCACTGGTTTCCTACCCCGAGCGACCGACATCCCCCGGGATCGCCGAGTCGCTGGGCCAAGCTACGGGGACAGAGTTATCCCCAGCAAACAGCCCTGTGGACAACTCTGTGGAAACGGTGGCGAACACGCCGGAAGTTCGTGTGGACAACTGTGGACAGACGTGGGGATAAGTGCGCACCCGAACGCATGTTCGACGGCTTGACCTGGGATTTCCTGTTCCACACCGTGTGTGGACAAGTGGGGTTCAAGTACACGTTGAAGGTTGCTCTGCACCCCGCTTCGGGTGTGCAGAACGACTTGACAACGGGCCACCTGTGGGCAGCGTTCTCGGGCTGCTCCCAGCATCCGCAGCAGCGCCTGAACGGTAACCCGTCAGCCCAGCGCGAGCCACGGGACGGACGCACCGCGCGCCTCCAGGCCGGAACGCCGGAAGCGGGACCCCGGAACCCGGAAGCCAGCCAGCCGAACCGACGACCGACGCGACCCGGAGCAGACACGACGAAGGGCGGGCCCCCTCACGGGGACCCGCCCTTCGACGGTTGGTGCGTGCCTTACTTGGCGGCGACGACCTGCAGGGAGATCACCGCGGTGATGTCCTCGCGCAGACGCACGGTGGCCTCGTGGTCACCGACGGTCTTGATGGTCGCGGGGACCTCGACCTTGCGCTTGTCCAGCGAACCGACGCCCTGCGCCTGCACGGCGTCAGCGACGTCCGCGGGACGCACGGAGCCGAACAGACGACCGTCCTTTCCGGCCTTGACGGTCAGCTTGATGGTCGCGTTCTCGAGCTTCATCTTGAGGTCCTGGGCCTCTTCGATGGTGGCGAGCTCGCGAGCGGCACGCGCGGCACGGATCGACTCGACCTGCTTCTGGCCGCCCTTGGACCACGCGACGGCGAAGCCCTGGGGGATGAGGTAGTTGCGGGCGTAGCCGTTCTTGACGTCGACGACGTCACCGGCGGAACCGAGGCCGGAGACCTCGTGGGTGAGGATGAGCTTCGACATGTGAAGTCCTCCGATCAGCGGCCGGAGCCGGCGTAGGGGAGGAGCGCCATCTCACGGGCGTTCTTCACGGCACGGGCGATGAGGCGCTGCTCCTGGACGGAGACGCCGGTGATGCGACGGGCGCGGATCTTGCCACGCTCCGAGATGAACTTGCGCAGGGTCGCGACGTCCTTGTAGTCGATGACGCCGACCTTGATCGACTTCGCGGGAGCGGCGTTCTTGCCACCCTTGCCGCGAGGCTTCCGGCGGTCGCCGGTGCTCTTTCCAGCCATTGTGATTCCTTAGAGAAGAAGAAGTTGTGTGTCCGTCAGACCGCTGAGGATCAGAACGGGGTCTCGTCGTCGTACGAGCCACCGGGGGTGCTCCACACGTCGTTCGACTGTGCGTTGCCACCCTGCTGACCGCCCTGGGGCGACCACGGTGCGTCCGACTGACCGCCGCCGTTGTTGTTGCCGTTCCAGCCGCCGCCGTTGCCGCCCTGGCCGCCGGCGTTTCCGCCCCCGACCTGGCCACGACCGCCGCCGGAACCACCCGCAGCGCGGGTGACCTGTGCGGTCGCGTAGCGGAGCGACGGGCCGATCTCGTCGACCTCGAGCTCGATGCTCGTGCGCTGCTGGCCCTCACGGTCCTGGTAGGAGCGCTGACGGAGACGGCCCTGCGCCATGACGCGCATGCCCTTCGTCAGCGAGCCCGCCACGTGCTCGGCGAACTCGCGCCACACGCTCGCACGGAGGAACAGCGCGTCGCCGTCCTTCCACTCGTTCGCCTGACGGTCGAACGTGCGAGGGGTGGATGCGATGGTGAAGTTCGCCACCGCGAGCCCGTTCTGCGTGTAGCGCAGCTCGGGATCCGCGGTGAGGTTGCCCACCACCGTGATGACGGTTTCGCCGGCCATGACTTACTCGGCGCTCGCGGTCGCGTTGGCGGCCTTGCGGGCCGCGCGGGCCTCGTCGCGCTGCTTCTGCGCGGCGACCTGGGCGATCGCCTCTTCGGCGCGGAGGACCTTCGTGCGGAGCACGGCCTCGGAGAGGCCGAGCTGACGGTCGAGCTCCTTGGCGGCCTCGGGGGTCGAGGTGAAGTCGACGACGGCGTAGATGCCCTCGGACTTCTTCGCGATCTCGTAGGCCAGGCGACGACGGCCCCAGACGTCCACGTTGTCGACGGAGCCACCGTCGTTGCGGATGACCGCGAGGAACTTGTCCAGGCTGGGAGCGACGGTGCGCTCGTCGATCTCGGGGTCGAGGATCGCCATCAGTTCGTACTGGTGCATGCGGAACCCACCTCCTTTGGTCTCGGCGGCTCCGGGCGGTTCCCGGAGCAGGAGGGTTGATGCATGTGTCCGGACACGCAGGAGCGCACGGACAACCCCACAAGCCTAGCCCACGGCCTGGAGGCGCGCCACCGGCTGTGCAGAACTGCTCGCCCCCGTCAGGCGGTCGCGTCGCGGTCGGCCCACCAGGCGCGCAGGCGCGCCTCCGCCTCGTCCGAGCCGAGGGGCCCCTCGTCCATCCGGAGCTCGAGCAGGTACCGGTAGGCCTCGCCCACCGCACGCCCGGGTCGGATGTCGAGGATCCGCATGATGTCGTCGCCCGTCAGGTCCGGACGGATGGAGTCGAGCTCCTCTTGTTCGGCCAGCGCCGCGATGCGCTGCTCGAGGTCGTCGTACGCGAACCCGAGCCGGTCGGCCTTCCGCCGGTTCCGGGTGGTGACGTCCGAGCGGGTGAGTTCGTGCAGCCGTTCCAGGAGCGGACCGGCGTCGCGGACGTACCGCCGCACGGCCGAGTCGGTCCACGCACCCTCGGTGTAGCCGAAGAACCGCAGGTGCAGCTCGACCAGGCGCGCGACGGCAGCGATGGTGTCGTTGTCGAAGCGCAGCGCCCGGAGCCGCTTCTTCACGAGCTTCGAGCCGACCAGGTCGTGGTGGTGGAAGCTCACGGCGCCGCCGGGTTCGAGCTTCCGGGTCGCGGGCTTGCCGATGTCGTGCAGGAGCGCCGCGAGCCGGAGCACGGTGTCCGGGGCCTCACCGGCGTGCCGCTCGGCCTCGTACCCGATCGCCTGGGTCAGGACCGTCAACGAGTGCTCGTAGACGTCCTTGTGGTGGTGGTGCTCGTCGATCTCCAGGCGCATCGCCGGCAGCTCGGGCAGGAACCGCTCGGCCAGCCCGGTGTCGACGAGCAGCCGGATGCCCGGAACCGGGTCGGCGGTGTCCAGGAGCTTCACGAGCTCGTCCCGCACGCGTTCGGCGGAGACGATCTCGATCGAGTCGGCCAGGTCGGTCATCGCCTGCCGGACCTCGTCCGACACGGTGAAGCCGAGCTGCGCCGTGAACCGTGCCGCCCGCATCATCCGCAGCGGGTCGTCACGGAACGACACCTCCGCCGTCTGCGGGGTGTGCAGCCGCTCGGCGAGCAGGTCCTCGACCCCGCCGTGCACGTCGACGAGCTCGCGCTGGGGGAGTCGGAGCGCCATCGCGTTGACGGTGAAGTCGCGGCGGAGCAGGTCGTCCTCGATGGTGTCGCCGAACGCCACCTCGGGCTTGCGGGTCTCGCCGTCGTAGACGTCGCTGCGGTAGGTCGTGATCTCGACCTGTTCGCCCCGGATCCGGGCGGCGATCGTGCCGAACTGGCGTCCGACGTCCCACGTGGCGCTCGCGATCGGCTCCACGATGCGGAGCGTCTCGTCCGGGGTGGCATCGGTGGTGAAGTCGAGGTCGGTCACCGGACGCCCCAGGAACGCGTCCCGGACGGGCCCCCCGACCAGCGCGAGTTCGTGCCCGGCCTCGGCGAAGGCGTGCGCGAGGACGGCGACGGGCTCGGTGGCGGCGAGTGCGTCGAGACGTTCGACGGCCTGGGCGACGGAGTGCATGACGGTCCTCATCCTCCCAGATGCGTGCTCGCGAGTTCTGCACAACCCCGGTGCGCACGGGATCGTCATGGCTCAGCCCTCGTACACTCGTGCTCGGCCGGAACCGACCCCCTGGTCCTCCTGTATGCACATCCTCCGCTCCACGCTCGCCGCCGCCGCGACGGCCCTCGTCGCCGTCGGCCTCGTCGTCACGCCTCTCGCGACCGACGGTGCAGGGGCGGCCACCGCCCAGCCCGTCACGACCCGGACGGCCCACCCGGCCGCCGCCGACGCCGGGAAGACCACCGTCAGCGTCTCGCCCGCGAACCGCGGGATCGTCCAGCGCGACCAGGACCTGCAGCTCACGGTGACCGTCACGAACGACACCGACACCGAGGTCCCCGCGGGCACCGCCGAGCTCGACATCTTCCGGTCGGTGAGCACGCGGGACGTCCTGTCCGACTGGCTCGCCGACACCACCACGACCGGTTACCTCGGCGCCCCGATGGACTCGGTGGACGTCCCGGCCGTCCCGGCGCACCGATCCGTGACGCAGACGGTGACGATCGTCCCCGGCAACGTCGGCCTCGGCGGGTACACCTCGTTCGGCGCCCGACGCATCGCCGCGGACTACACCGCGGGCAGCACCTCGGCCGTCGCCCGCTCCGCGATCACCTGGTACCCGGACTTCGAGCAGACGCCGGTCGGTGTCTCCGTCGCGCTGCCCGTCACGGTCCCGCGGACGACCGACGGGGTCCTCACCGCGAGCGAACTGGCCGCCGCGACCGCCGTCGACGGCACGCTCACCCAGCAGCTCGACGCCGCCCAGGACCACAACGTCACCCTCGCGGTCGACCCGCGGATCATCGCGTCGATCCGGCTCCTCGGCGAGAACGCGCCGACGTCGGCCGCGACCTGGCTCCAGCGCCTCGAGTCCCTGCGCAACGAGAAGTTCGCCCTCGCCTACGCGGACGCCGACGTCAGCGGCCTGCGCCAGGCGGGCGCCGACGGGACCCCGGGTGTGGTCTCCCTCGACCAAGAGGTCGAGGATGAGAACTTCCCCGGCGCCGTCACCGCGAGCCCGACCCCCACGGCCACCGACGGTGCCACGCTCGACACCACGCCCGGTGCCACCTCGCCGAACACCCCGACCCCGACACCGACGGACACCGTGACCCCGGGCACCGAGCCGACCGGTACGGCCACCGACGGCGCCGCCGGTACGCCGACGCTCCCCACGACCCGGTCGCTCCTCGACTTCCCGTGGTCGATGTCCGGCATGTCCTGGCCGGTCGAGGGCACCGTCGCCCAGGACGATCTCGCGGCCCTCGCGGCCTCGGGCACCGAGATGACGATCGTGTCGAGCGGCAACACCTCAGCCGGCGCGGACACCACCATCGCCGCCTCCGAGCGGATCGGCGACCAGCACGTGCTCGTCGCCGACCAGGGCGCGTCCGCCCTGCTGCGCGACGCCGCGACGGCGAAGGACGAGCAGACCTGGTCGACCGACATGGCCGAGCTGACCGCCACCCTGGCGACCGCCGCCCGGTCCGGCACCGCGACGAGTCCGGTCCTCCTGACGCTCGGTCGCGAGTGGCCGACCGACTCCGACCGGCTCTCCCGCGCGCTCGACGCCCTCGAGAGCACCGCGTGGGTGTCGCCGTCCGACCTCTCCAGCGCTGCCGCGGCCTCCGCCGGGTCGCTGACCCTGGCGTCCTCGTCCGCCGGCGACGACCGCGTCGACCAGCTGCGCCGACTCGTGGACGGTGAGCGCGAGGTGTCGTCGTTCTCCACAGCACTCGACGCACCCGCGGACATCACAGCCCCCGCGCGCCTGTCGCTGCTCGCGCTGTCCTCGAACGCGTGGCGCGGTGACACCGGGGACCTCACCGTCGCGATCGACCGGCAGCTGAGCCGCTGGACGAAGCAGACCTCGGCCGTCAGCATCCCGAACTCCAGCTCGCTGACGCTCCTCGGCGACCGCTCCTCGCTCCCGATCTCGGTGCGCAACCGATCCGACTACCCGGTGACCGTGCGGCTGAGCGTCCAGCCGTCGAGCTCGGCGCTCCGCGTCGTGAAGAACGACATCGAGGTCAAGGTCCAGGCGCAGTCCTCGACCCGGACCACCGTCCCCGTGCAGTCCGTGGCGAACGGCAAGGTCTCGCTGACCATGTCGCTGCAGAGCCCCACGGGCGTGACGATCTCCGAGCCGTCCACGGTCGAGCTCAACGTCCAGGCGCAGTGGGAGACGGTCATCACGGCCGTCGCCGCCGTCGGTCTCGTCGGCATCTTCGGCTTCGGCATCTTCCGCAGCATCCGCAAGCGGATCCGTCGCCGGAACGGCGAGGTCGACGACGAGGAGGACGACCCGAACCGCCCGCTCGCGGTCCAGCCGGCAGCGCCCGGTGCGCCGGGCCGGCCTGGAGGCACGTCAGCCGCCGCGCAGGCGGCCGCGGCCCCCGCCGTGGTCGGGTCCACCACGTCGCTGCGCGACCCCCTGCCGGAGCCGGAGGCACCCACCGGGGTCGACCCGCGCCTCCA
The Curtobacterium citreum genome window above contains:
- a CDS encoding single-stranded DNA-binding protein, which translates into the protein MAGETVITVVGNLTADPELRYTQNGLAVANFTIASTPRTFDRQANEWKDGDALFLRASVWREFAEHVAGSLTKGMRVMAQGRLRQRSYQDREGQQRTSIELEVDEIGPSLRYATAQVTRAAGGSGGGRGQVGGGNAGGQGGNGGGWNGNNNGGGQSDAPWSPQGGQQGGNAQSNDVWSTPGGSYDDETPF
- the rpsF gene encoding 30S ribosomal protein S6; its protein translation is MHQYELMAILDPEIDERTVAPSLDKFLAVIRNDGGSVDNVDVWGRRRLAYEIAKKSEGIYAVVDFTSTPEAAKELDRQLGLSEAVLRTKVLRAEEAIAQVAAQKQRDEARAARKAANATASAE
- a CDS encoding DUF6049 family protein — its product is MHILRSTLAAAATALVAVGLVVTPLATDGAGAATAQPVTTRTAHPAAADAGKTTVSVSPANRGIVQRDQDLQLTVTVTNDTDTEVPAGTAELDIFRSVSTRDVLSDWLADTTTTGYLGAPMDSVDVPAVPAHRSVTQTVTIVPGNVGLGGYTSFGARRIAADYTAGSTSAVARSAITWYPDFEQTPVGVSVALPVTVPRTTDGVLTASELAAATAVDGTLTQQLDAAQDHNVTLAVDPRIIASIRLLGENAPTSAATWLQRLESLRNEKFALAYADADVSGLRQAGADGTPGVVSLDQEVEDENFPGAVTASPTPTATDGATLDTTPGATSPNTPTPTPTDTVTPGTEPTGTATDGAAGTPTLPTTRSLLDFPWSMSGMSWPVEGTVAQDDLAALAASGTEMTIVSSGNTSAGADTTIAASERIGDQHVLVADQGASALLRDAATAKDEQTWSTDMAELTATLATAARSGTATSPVLLTLGREWPTDSDRLSRALDALESTAWVSPSDLSSAAAASAGSLTLASSSAGDDRVDQLRRLVDGEREVSSFSTALDAPADITAPARLSLLALSSNAWRGDTGDLTVAIDRQLSRWTKQTSAVSIPNSSSLTLLGDRSSLPISVRNRSDYPVTVRLSVQPSSSALRVVKNDIEVKVQAQSSTRTTVPVQSVANGKVSLTMSLQSPTGVTISEPSTVELNVQAQWETVITAVAAVGLVGIFGFGIFRSIRKRIRRRNGEVDDEEDDPNRPLAVQPAAPGAPGRPGGTSAAAQAAAAPAVVGSTTSLRDPLPEPEAPTGVDPRLQADASHRSAAPTEPEEPTISTQQQPVVDAEPGAERSLGRASAMLAAGTMLSRVLGFAKTFVLAFAIGQANSPGADAFALANQLPNNIYALIAGGLLSAVLIPQIVRSMQQSSDGGTAYVNKIVTLGTTVFVVITVLATLLAPLLVWVYSQQSSDEGKGFTAAQTDLAVAFAFWCLPQILFYALYSLLGEVLNAKQVFGPFTWAPLINNVIAIAGLFVFIAMFGGQDVNAATDAWTPAKIAVLAGSASLGVFAQAAFLPFFWRRAGLTFRPDFRWRGVGLKSTGTAAGWLFAMILVTQLAGIVQSRVASLGTGSAGNAVLQNAWLLFMLPHSIIAVSIATAYFTRMSHDAGRGDLDAVRRNLSLSLRIVGLFTVFASVALIVVAVPFGRMFDNTYDGALVIGSVLLAYMPGLVLFSMLFIIQRVFWAMHDHRTPFLMQCIQSVLFVIGALAVATLPGDVIGVSIAACTTLAGTAQTIVALVLVRKRLGGIEGPVVTRSHVQFVIAALIAGVAGLLVVNFFGAFSADGFAMSDATGALVTIVLTGAVMAVVYFGALVVAKNGEIQNAVGILRSKLGR
- a CDS encoding CCA tRNA nucleotidyltransferase, whose protein sequence is MHSVAQAVERLDALAATEPVAVLAHAFAEAGHELALVGGPVRDAFLGRPVTDLDFTTDATPDETLRIVEPIASATWDVGRQFGTIAARIRGEQVEITTYRSDVYDGETRKPEVAFGDTIEDDLLRRDFTVNAMALRLPQRELVDVHGGVEDLLAERLHTPQTAEVSFRDDPLRMMRAARFTAQLGFTVSDEVRQAMTDLADSIEIVSAERVRDELVKLLDTADPVPGIRLLVDTGLAERFLPELPAMRLEIDEHHHHKDVYEHSLTVLTQAIGYEAERHAGEAPDTVLRLAALLHDIGKPATRKLEPGGAVSFHHHDLVGSKLVKKRLRALRFDNDTIAAVARLVELHLRFFGYTEGAWTDSAVRRYVRDAGPLLERLHELTRSDVTTRNRRKADRLGFAYDDLEQRIAALAEQEELDSIRPDLTGDDIMRILDIRPGRAVGEAYRYLLELRMDEGPLGSDEAEARLRAWWADRDATA
- the rpsR gene encoding 30S ribosomal protein S18; protein product: MAGKSTGDRRKPRGKGGKNAAPAKSIKVGVIDYKDVATLRKFISERGKIRARRITGVSVQEQRLIARAVKNAREMALLPYAGSGR
- the dnaB gene encoding replicative DNA helicase, with product MSIAHLDPSPQDMADRGIERTPPHDLLAEQSTIGGMLLSKDAVADVIETARGVDFYIPKHEVIFDAILSLYSHGEPTDVIAVTDELTKTGLLSRAGGAEYLHSVTSMVPTAANAGYYAAIVAEKAVLRRLVDAGTRIVQMGYASEGEVTDLVNSAQAEVYNVAGGVQTEDYVPLTDAIGAAIDEIEAAKGRDGQMTGVPTGFSGLDALTNGFHPGQLIIVAARPALGKSTLALDLCRAAALKHDQTAAFFSLEMGRAEIAMRLLSAESSVPLQNMRKGTVDSRDWTTIAQTRGRINDAPFFIDDSPNMTLVEIRAKCRRLKQQHNLKLVVIDYLQLMTSGKKVESRQQEVSEFSRALKLMAKELGVPVIALSQLNRGPEQRADKKPMISDLRESGSIEQDADMVILLHRESAYEKDNPRQGEADLIVAKHRNGPTDTITVAFHGMFSRFVDMPQ
- the rplI gene encoding 50S ribosomal protein L9, encoding MSKLILTHEVSGLGSAGDVVDVKNGYARNYLIPQGFAVAWSKGGQKQVESIRAARAARELATIEEAQDLKMKLENATIKLTVKAGKDGRLFGSVRPADVADAVQAQGVGSLDKRKVEVPATIKTVGDHEATVRLREDITAVISLQVVAAK